Proteins from a single region of Halichoerus grypus chromosome 13, mHalGry1.hap1.1, whole genome shotgun sequence:
- the TXNDC2 gene encoding thioredoxin domain-containing protein 2 isoform X1: MDKELEVESDREGVPEELKMSPEKQEETSQGDANESALLQGLSSHVTPLVPEFLDPARIQEKALAREVNNIQHMPATESRGPQPKDIFPPVWGGSISNSSAKTIQPKQADIPSFSAKPILPKQADTPSLSARTIPPKQADTPNSPEKIIPLKQTDIFNFSAKPLSPKQADTSGFLTKIIPPKQGDTSNSPTKTTPYKQTDILNSPAKTILPKQADTPNFSVRTIPPKQADTPNFSAKIIPSKQADTLHSLEKIIPPKQDDIPNSSEKITLPKEDGTSASSEKNIPPKQGDTNSPVKSILPKQGNSPKFLAKSILPKGAKTTKLSAKAFQSKQVNSPKVLAKTILSKHSHTSMSSEESLLPREGDTKSSEDTIHPKEGDITKSSEETIQSKKGDIPKSSEEAIHPIEGSVQKPSETMELLEVDLVKMILSKEDFELALKEAGEKLVAVDFSATWCGPCRTIRPLFWSLSLKYEDLVFLEVDADEYEELVRDLEIICIPTFQFYKKEEKVGEFCGAIKEKLEASIAELK, translated from the exons ATGGACAAGGAACTGGAAGTGGAAAGTGATAGAGAGGGAGTCCCAGAAGAACTGAAAATGAGTCcagagaaacaagaagaaaccagtcAAGGTGATGCCAATG aaAGTGCATTATTACAGGGTCTGTCCAGCCATGTGACTCCGTTGGTACCAGAATTCTTGGACCCAGCACGTATCCAGGAGAAGGCCTTGGCCCGTGAGGTAAACAACATACAACACATGCCTGCAACGGAGTCCAGAGGTCCACAGCCCAAGGACATATTTCCCCCTGTATGGGGCGGTAGCATCTCCAATTCCTCAGCAAAAACCATACAGCCCAAGCAGGCTGACATCCCCAGTTTTTCAGCAAAACCCATCCTGCCCAAGCAGGCTGATACTCCAAGTTTGTCAGCAAGAACAATCCCACCCAAGCAGGCTGACACCCCCAACTCCCCAGAAAAAATTATCCCACTCAAGCAGACTGACATCTTCAATTTCTCAGCAAAACCCCTATCACCCAAGCAGGCTGACACCTCCGGTTTTTTAACAAAAATCATCCCACCTAAGCAGGGTGATACCTCCAATTCCCCAACTAAAACCACCCCATACAAACAGACTGATATCCTCAATTCCCCAGCCAAAACCATCCTACCCAAGCAGGCTGACACCCCCAATTTTTCAGTAAGAACCATCCCCCCCAAGCAGGCTGACACCCCCAATTTTTCAGCAAAAATCATTCCATCCAAGCAGGCTGACACCCTCcattctttagaaaaaattatcCCACCCAAACAAGATGACATCCCCAATTCCTCAGAAAAAATCACCCTGCCAAAGGAAGATGGCACGTCTGCTTCTTCAGAAAAGAACATCCCACCCAAGCAGGGTGACACCAATTCCCCAGTAAAATCCATCCTGCCTAAGCAGGGCAATAGCCCCAAGTTCTTAGCAAAATCCATTCTGCCCAAAGGGGCCAAAACCACCAAGTTGTCAGCAAAAGCTTTCCAGTCTAAGCAGGTCAACAGCCCCAAGGTCTTAGCAAAAACCATCCTGTCCAAGCACAGCCACACTTCCATGTCCTCAGAGGAAAGCCTCCTGCCCAGAGAGGGTGACACCAAGTCTTCAGAAGATACAATCCACCCCAAGGAGGGGGACATCACCAAGTCCTCAGAGGAAACCATCCAGTCCAAGAAGGGTGACATTCCCAAGTCCTCAGAAGAAGCCATCCATCCCATAGAAGGCAGTGTCCAGAAGCCATCAGAGACAATGGAACTCTTGGAGGTGGACTTGGTGAAAATGATCCTGAGCAAGGAGGACTTTGAGTTGGCACTCAAGGAGGCCGGGGAGAAGCTGGTAGCCGTGGACTTCTCAGCCACCTGGTGTGGGCCTTGCAGGACCATCAGGCCCCTTTTCTGGTCCCTGTCCTTGAAGTATGAGGATCTGGTGTTCCTGGAAGTGGATGCTGATGAGTATGAGGAGCTGGTGAGAGACCTGGAGATCATTTGCATCCCAAcctttcagttttataaaaaagaagaaaaggtgggAGAATTTTGTGGTGCtattaaagaaaaacttgaagcAAGCATTGCAGAATTAAAGTAA
- the TXNDC2 gene encoding thioredoxin domain-containing protein 2 isoform X2, whose product MPMGLSSHVTPLVPEFLDPARIQEKALAREVNNIQHMPATESRGPQPKDIFPPVWGGSISNSSAKTIQPKQADIPSFSAKPILPKQADTPSLSARTIPPKQADTPNSPEKIIPLKQTDIFNFSAKPLSPKQADTSGFLTKIIPPKQGDTSNSPTKTTPYKQTDILNSPAKTILPKQADTPNFSVRTIPPKQADTPNFSAKIIPSKQADTLHSLEKIIPPKQDDIPNSSEKITLPKEDGTSASSEKNIPPKQGDTNSPVKSILPKQGNSPKFLAKSILPKGAKTTKLSAKAFQSKQVNSPKVLAKTILSKHSHTSMSSEESLLPREGDTKSSEDTIHPKEGDITKSSEETIQSKKGDIPKSSEEAIHPIEGSVQKPSETMELLEVDLVKMILSKEDFELALKEAGEKLVAVDFSATWCGPCRTIRPLFWSLSLKYEDLVFLEVDADEYEELVRDLEIICIPTFQFYKKEEKVGEFCGAIKEKLEASIAELK is encoded by the exons ATGCCAATG GGTCTGTCCAGCCATGTGACTCCGTTGGTACCAGAATTCTTGGACCCAGCACGTATCCAGGAGAAGGCCTTGGCCCGTGAGGTAAACAACATACAACACATGCCTGCAACGGAGTCCAGAGGTCCACAGCCCAAGGACATATTTCCCCCTGTATGGGGCGGTAGCATCTCCAATTCCTCAGCAAAAACCATACAGCCCAAGCAGGCTGACATCCCCAGTTTTTCAGCAAAACCCATCCTGCCCAAGCAGGCTGATACTCCAAGTTTGTCAGCAAGAACAATCCCACCCAAGCAGGCTGACACCCCCAACTCCCCAGAAAAAATTATCCCACTCAAGCAGACTGACATCTTCAATTTCTCAGCAAAACCCCTATCACCCAAGCAGGCTGACACCTCCGGTTTTTTAACAAAAATCATCCCACCTAAGCAGGGTGATACCTCCAATTCCCCAACTAAAACCACCCCATACAAACAGACTGATATCCTCAATTCCCCAGCCAAAACCATCCTACCCAAGCAGGCTGACACCCCCAATTTTTCAGTAAGAACCATCCCCCCCAAGCAGGCTGACACCCCCAATTTTTCAGCAAAAATCATTCCATCCAAGCAGGCTGACACCCTCcattctttagaaaaaattatcCCACCCAAACAAGATGACATCCCCAATTCCTCAGAAAAAATCACCCTGCCAAAGGAAGATGGCACGTCTGCTTCTTCAGAAAAGAACATCCCACCCAAGCAGGGTGACACCAATTCCCCAGTAAAATCCATCCTGCCTAAGCAGGGCAATAGCCCCAAGTTCTTAGCAAAATCCATTCTGCCCAAAGGGGCCAAAACCACCAAGTTGTCAGCAAAAGCTTTCCAGTCTAAGCAGGTCAACAGCCCCAAGGTCTTAGCAAAAACCATCCTGTCCAAGCACAGCCACACTTCCATGTCCTCAGAGGAAAGCCTCCTGCCCAGAGAGGGTGACACCAAGTCTTCAGAAGATACAATCCACCCCAAGGAGGGGGACATCACCAAGTCCTCAGAGGAAACCATCCAGTCCAAGAAGGGTGACATTCCCAAGTCCTCAGAAGAAGCCATCCATCCCATAGAAGGCAGTGTCCAGAAGCCATCAGAGACAATGGAACTCTTGGAGGTGGACTTGGTGAAAATGATCCTGAGCAAGGAGGACTTTGAGTTGGCACTCAAGGAGGCCGGGGAGAAGCTGGTAGCCGTGGACTTCTCAGCCACCTGGTGTGGGCCTTGCAGGACCATCAGGCCCCTTTTCTGGTCCCTGTCCTTGAAGTATGAGGATCTGGTGTTCCTGGAAGTGGATGCTGATGAGTATGAGGAGCTGGTGAGAGACCTGGAGATCATTTGCATCCCAAcctttcagttttataaaaaagaagaaaaggtgggAGAATTTTGTGGTGCtattaaagaaaaacttgaagcAAGCATTGCAGAATTAAAGTAA